The window TTTCCGGTTCCAGTCTGGGCCTGCCCAATGACGTCCCGGCCCTGCATGAGCATCGGGATGGCCAAGGCCTGAATCGGCGAGGGTTCCTCGAAGCCCATGTCCTGGACGGCTTTCAAAATTTCTTCGGACAAACCCAGTTCCGCAAATTGCTCAATAGACATTGTCTGGTTTCCTTTATGCTGTTCTTTATATTTTGATGTAAGCCCATACCGGGCCGGCGACTGCAGAACCACCCTATAAAACTTTATTGTCGACCAACGCTGCCCGGCCGGCAATCATGGCTGAAGGGTTGGCAGCACGTCCTCGTCCAAATCTTCATAGGCCTCCGGGACGAATCGAGGCGTGCAAACCGCCAGAAAAAGCAGGTCGGTAATTCCCGGATTGGTAATCCGCTGCGGGACTCCGGGTGGGATCAGGACAACGTCGCCGGGTTTCATGGCCTGGGGCGGACTGCCGTCAATCTCCACAAGGCCATGCCCTTCCATAATGATGTACCGCTCCATGATCCCAACCAGCCGATGCAGACGGGTGGTCACTCCGGGCAGCACACGCGCACGGACCACGGAAACGACCTCATCCTCACCGGAATTCCAGTATTCCGTGATAAAACAACGCTCTTCAAAATAGTACTCATCCATGGAACCCTTGTGCACCAAGGGCGATGTCTTGGCCATTTGTCCTCCCGCCACGATGAATTCAACAAATCACCGGCAAGGATGTTCGCAAGTAAATTTCCCGCTGCGTGACCTGCGCCCGCAACGCCAGGGCCTGCACGCCATGTTCCAGCACTCGACGCAATGTCCGGCCATAGACCGGGTCAATGGTGTCCGCCGGGGCAAGCCGCCGTGCATCACCACGTTGGACGCAAAAAAGGATCACGGCCCGATTGCCCGCGGCGGCCAACTCCGCAAGGGCCTCCAAATGGCGGGACGCCCTCGTGCTGACGGCATCCGGAAAAATCGCGGTTCCCTGGTCGTCCACCGCCGTGACGTTC of the Desulfonatronum thioautotrophicum genome contains:
- a CDS encoding cupin domain-containing protein — translated: MAKTSPLVHKGSMDEYYFEERCFITEYWNSGEDEVVSVVRARVLPGVTTRLHRLVGIMERYIIMEGHGLVEIDGSPPQAMKPGDVVLIPPGVPQRITNPGITDLLFLAVCTPRFVPEAYEDLDEDVLPTLQP